One Tachysurus vachellii isolate PV-2020 chromosome 8, HZAU_Pvac_v1, whole genome shotgun sequence genomic window carries:
- the abcb11a gene encoding bile salt export pump isoform X1 — MMQISRNTVWSESLNMNKTNLSTDHEHIEICQNEATESRSGYQKEEEKALTVGFFQLFRFATWLDIVMMVVGGLCALIHGAASPLMLLVYSMMTNTFVAYELEIQELADPNKVCINNTVTWINGTVVEQGDNTTVQCGVDIEAQMTMFAYYYVGIGVGVLILSYFQIALWVSAAARQTQRIRKKYFKKIMSMEIGWFDCNSVGELNTRISDDINKVNNAIADQVAIFIERISTFIFGFLVGFIGGWKLTLVVIAVSPLIGLAAGLMAMAVSRLTGRELQAYAKAGAIADEVLSAIRTVAAFGGEDKETERYDKNLAEAQTWGVKKGVIIGVFQGYLWCIIFLCYALAFWYGSKLVIDTKELSPGTLIQVFFGVLMGAMNLGQASPCLEAFASGRAAAKSIFETIDRAPKIDCFSEEGHKLESVKGDIEFHSVQFNYPSRPDVQILDDLNLLVKAGETTAFVGSSGSGKSTAVQLIQRFYDPQQGKVTLDGHDIRSLNIQWLRSLIGIVEQEPVLFASTIAENIRYGRPGVSMEEIIQASKEANAYNFIMDLPQNFDTLVGEGGGQMSGGQKQRIAIARALVRNPKILLLDMATSALDNESEAVVQEALEKARIGRTTITIAHRLSTIRNADVIVGFEHGRAMERGTHKELMDRQGVYFTLVTLQEQKSETSNPQKEKTSEANDLKEDSTEQITSFSRLSYESSLRQSLRMRSQSQMSNHFMDAISGEIKFDSDNIEMKAVREAKKIDDVEELSESASVARILKYNQPEWPYMLFGSLGAALNGSVNPLYALLFSQILGTFAIRDLDEQRKQINGVCVLFVSVGIMSFFSQFLQGFAFAKSGELLTRRLRKIGFQAMLRQEIGWFDDPINSPGALTTRLATDASMVQGATGSQIGMVVNSLTNIGASFIIAYYFSWKLSLVVTCFLPLIGLSGVFQAKMLTGFANEDKKSMEVAGQVSSEAMTNIRTVAGLAKEKEFVDLYEQQLEAPYKSSKKKANVYAICFAFSQCVIFMAYAASFRYGGYLVNFEGLHYVVVFRVISALVISGTALGRASSFTPDYAKAKIAAAQFFKLLDRVPKINTGQKEGKKWDYFMGRIEFKNCRFTYPSRPNIQVLRGLEVEVNPGQTLAFVGSSGCGKSTSVQLLERFYDPDHGQVLIDGHPSHEINVPFLRSQIGIVSQEPVLFDCTIAENIQYGDNSQSITMEEVIEASKKAYLHEFVMTLPDKYETQVGAQGSQLSRGQKQRIAIARAIIRNPKILLLDEATSALDTESEKTVQAALDEARCGRTCIVIAHRLSTIQTADIIAVMSQGVVIEKGTHEELMAKKGAYYKLVTTGAPIS, encoded by the exons ATGATGCAGATCAGTAGGAATACTGTCTGGAGTGAATCACTGAACATGAACAAAACTAATCTGAGCACAGATCATGAACATATTGAAATATGTCAGAATGAAG CCACTGAAAGTCG ATCTGGTTaccaaaaagaagaagagaaggccCTGACTGTTGGCTTTTTCCAGCTGTTTCGCTTTGCTACATGGTTAGATATTGTGATGATGGTAGTTGGTGGATTGTGTGCGCTCATCCATGGTGCTGCCTCTCCTCTCATGCTGCTAGTCTACAGCATGATGACTAACACCTTTGTAGCCTATGAGCTAGAGATTCAGGAACTAGCTGATCCCAACAAAGTCTGCATCAATAACACTGTCACCTGGATTAATGGGACTGTAGTGGAGCAGGGAGATAATACCACTGTGCAGTGTGG TGTAGATATTGAGGCACAGATGACCATGTttgcttattattatgttggcatCGGAGTGGGCGTGCTAATTCTCAGTTATTTTCAG ATTGCTCTGTGGGTCTCTGCAGCTGCAAGGCAAACGCAGCGAATTCGCAAAAAGTACTTCAAGAAGATCATGAGCATGGAAATTGGATGGTTTGACTGCAATTCTGTTGGAGAGCTGAACACAAGAATATCCGA TGATATTAACAAAGTCAACAATGCTATAGCAGATCAAGTGGCTATATTTATTGAGAGGATTTCTACATTTATCTTTGGCTTTCTGGTGGGTTTTATTGGGGGATGGAAGCTGACATTGGTGGTGATTGCAGTAAGCCCTCTTATTGGATTGGCAGCAGGACTCATGGCCATG GCAGTTTCAAGGCTGACAGGTCGTGAGTTGCAGGCCTATGCTAAAGCAGGTGCTATAGCTGATGAAGTCCTCTCTGCTATCAGAACAGTTGCAGCATTTGGAGGAGAGGACAAGGAGACAGAAAg ATATGACAAGAACCTTGCGGAAGCTCAGACCTGGGGAGTGAAGAAAGGAGTGATCATTGGTGTATTTCAGGGTTATCTGTGGTGCATCATCTTTCTCTGTTATGCTCTTGCCTTCTGGTATGGATCCAAACTGGTCATTGATACCAAAGAGCTTAGTCCTGGAACCCTCATACAG gTGTTCTTTGGTGTCCTTATGGGAGCCATGAACCTGGGTCAAGCCTCTCCTTGTTTAGAGGCCTTTGCTTCTGGTCGTGCTGCAGCCAAGAGCATCTTTGAAACCATTGACAGG GCCCCAAAAATTGATTGTTTCTCTGAAGAAGGGCACAAGTTAGAGAGCGTGAAAGGTGATATTGAATTCCACAGTGTTCAGTTCAACTATCCCTCTAGGCCTGATGTACAG ATTTTAGATGATTTGAACTTACTGGTTAAAGCTGGAGAGACTACAGCATTTGTTGGATCTAGTGGATCTGGAAAAAGTACAGCAGTCCAACTCATTCAGAGATTTTATGACCCTCAACAAGGAAAG GTCACTCTAGATGGTCATGACATTAGAAGTCTGAATATCCAGTGGCTTCGTTCACTCATAGGCATTGTAGAGCAGGAACCAGTTCTCTTTGCCTCAACTATTGCAGAGAACATCCGCTATGGTCGCCCAGGGGTCAGCATGGAGGAGATTATACAAGCTTCTAAAGAGGCTAATGCTTATAACTTTATCATGGACCTACCACAG AATTTTGATACACTGGTTGGAGAGGGTGGAGGTCAAATGAGTGGGGGGCAGAAGCAGAGGATTGCAATTGCTCGAGCATTAGTCAGAAACCCCAAAATCCTTCTGCTAGACATGGCCACCTCAGCTCTGGACAATGAAAGTGAAGCTGTAGTGCAGGAGGCACTGGAAAAG GCCCGAATAGGCAGAACCACCATTACTATTGCTCATCGTCTGTCTACAATCCGTAATGCCGATGTGATTGTGGGTTTTGAACATGGCCGTGCGATGGAGCGGGGTACACACAAAGAATTAATGGACAGACAGGGAGTCTATTTCACTCTTGTTACGCTCCAGGAGCAAAAAAGTGAAACATCCAATCCccaaaaagagaaaa CATCTGAAGCCAACGATCTCAAAGAGGATAGTACTGAGCAGATAACAAGTTTCAGCAGACTGAGCTATGAGTCAAGTTTAAG GCAATCATTACGAATGAGGTCACAGTCACAAATGTCAAACCACTTCATGGATGCTATATCTGgagaaataaaatttgattcaGACAACATTGAAATGAAGGCAGTGAGAGAAGCAAAG AAAATTGATGATGTGGAAGAGCTGTCTGAATCAGCATCTGTGGCTCGAATTCTAAAGTACAACCAGCCTGAATGGCCATACATGTTGTTTGGGTCTTTAGGAGCAGCCTTAAATGGCTCTGTCAACCCATTGTACGCCCTCTTATTCAGCCAGATTTTAGGG ACCTTTGCTATAAGGGACCTGGATGAACAAAGAAAGCAAATTAATGGTGTTTGTGTTCTCTTCGTGTCCGTGGGAATTATGAGTTTCTTCTCACAGTTCCTACAA GGGTTTGCCTTTGCTAAGTCAGGTGAGCTACTAACTCGCAGGCTAAGGAAGATTGGTTTCCAGGCTATGCTCAGACAGGAGATTGGATGGTTTGATGATCCTATCAACAGCCCAGGAGCTCTTACAACTAGACTGGCTACTGATGCATCCATGGTGCAAGGG GCTACTGGTTCTCAGATCGGCATGGTTGTGAACTCTCTGACAAATATTGGAGCTTCATTTATCATTGCATACTACTTCAGCTGGAAGCTGAGTTTAGTGGTAACATGCTTTCTTCCTCTTATTGGCCTCTCCGGTGTCTTCCAAGCTAAAATGCTGACCGGCTTTGCTAATGAGGACAAGAAATCAATGGAGGTGGCAGGGCAG GTGTCTAGTGAAGCTATGACCAACATCAGAACCGTTGCAGGCCTAGCTAAAGAGAAAGAATTTGTGGATCTGTATGAACAGCAGCTGGAGGCACCCTACAAATCATCTAAGAAGAAGGCTAATGTCTATGCCATCTGCTTTGCCTTTTCCCAATGTGTTATCTTCATGGCCTATGCAGCCTCATTTAGATATGGTGGCTATTTGGTGAATTTTGAGGGCCTGCACTATGTGGTTGTTTTCAG AGTAATATCTGCCCTTGTAATCAGTGGCACAGCTCTCGGAAGAGCTTCATCTTTTACTCCAGATTATGCCAAAGCCAAAATTGCTGCTGCACAGTTCTTCAAATTACTTGACAGAGTCCCTAAAATCAACACTGGTCagaaggaggggaaaaaatgg GATTACTTTATGGGTAGGATTGAGTTCAAAAACTGCAGATTTACCTATCCAAGCAGGCCTAACATCCAGGTGCTGAGGGGACTTGAGGTAGAAGTGAATCCTGGCCAGACTCTTGCTTTTGTGGGCAGTAGCGGTTGTGGCAAAAGCACCAGCGTTCAACTTCTGGAAAGATTCTATGACCCTGATCATGGCCAAGTG CTGATAGACGGACATCCATCCCATGAAATTAATGTACCGTTCCTGAGGTCTCAGATTGGAATTGTGTCTCAGGAGCCTGTGCTTTTTGACTGCACAATAGCAGAAAATATTCAGTATGGCGATAATTCACAGTCCATCACCATGGAGGAGGTTATAGAGGCTTCCAAGAAGGCTTATCTGCATGAATTTGTGATGACTCTACCTGAT AAATATGAGACTCAGGTTGGAGCACAGGGTTCTCAGCTGTCTAGAGGGCAGAAGCAGCGTATTGCAATTGCTCGTGCCATTATCAGAAACCCAAAAATCCTGCTGTTGGATGAGGCTACCTCTGCCCTAGACACAGAAAGTGAGAAG ACAGTACAGGCAGCACTGGATGAGGCTCGATGTGGCCGAACTTGCATTGTCATtgcacacagactctccaccaTTCAAACTGCTGATATCATTGCAGTGATGTCTCAAGGTGTTGTCATTGAGAAAGGCACACACGAAGAGCTTATGGCTAAGAAAGGTGCCTATTACAAGCTGGTCACTACAGGAGCACCCATAAGTTAA
- the abcb11a gene encoding bile salt export pump isoform X2, with protein sequence MNKTNLSTDHEHIEICQNEATESRSGYQKEEEKALTVGFFQLFRFATWLDIVMMVVGGLCALIHGAASPLMLLVYSMMTNTFVAYELEIQELADPNKVCINNTVTWINGTVVEQGDNTTVQCGVDIEAQMTMFAYYYVGIGVGVLILSYFQIALWVSAAARQTQRIRKKYFKKIMSMEIGWFDCNSVGELNTRISDDINKVNNAIADQVAIFIERISTFIFGFLVGFIGGWKLTLVVIAVSPLIGLAAGLMAMAVSRLTGRELQAYAKAGAIADEVLSAIRTVAAFGGEDKETERYDKNLAEAQTWGVKKGVIIGVFQGYLWCIIFLCYALAFWYGSKLVIDTKELSPGTLIQVFFGVLMGAMNLGQASPCLEAFASGRAAAKSIFETIDRAPKIDCFSEEGHKLESVKGDIEFHSVQFNYPSRPDVQILDDLNLLVKAGETTAFVGSSGSGKSTAVQLIQRFYDPQQGKVTLDGHDIRSLNIQWLRSLIGIVEQEPVLFASTIAENIRYGRPGVSMEEIIQASKEANAYNFIMDLPQNFDTLVGEGGGQMSGGQKQRIAIARALVRNPKILLLDMATSALDNESEAVVQEALEKARIGRTTITIAHRLSTIRNADVIVGFEHGRAMERGTHKELMDRQGVYFTLVTLQEQKSETSNPQKEKTSEANDLKEDSTEQITSFSRLSYESSLRQSLRMRSQSQMSNHFMDAISGEIKFDSDNIEMKAVREAKKIDDVEELSESASVARILKYNQPEWPYMLFGSLGAALNGSVNPLYALLFSQILGTFAIRDLDEQRKQINGVCVLFVSVGIMSFFSQFLQGFAFAKSGELLTRRLRKIGFQAMLRQEIGWFDDPINSPGALTTRLATDASMVQGATGSQIGMVVNSLTNIGASFIIAYYFSWKLSLVVTCFLPLIGLSGVFQAKMLTGFANEDKKSMEVAGQVSSEAMTNIRTVAGLAKEKEFVDLYEQQLEAPYKSSKKKANVYAICFAFSQCVIFMAYAASFRYGGYLVNFEGLHYVVVFRVISALVISGTALGRASSFTPDYAKAKIAAAQFFKLLDRVPKINTGQKEGKKWDYFMGRIEFKNCRFTYPSRPNIQVLRGLEVEVNPGQTLAFVGSSGCGKSTSVQLLERFYDPDHGQVLIDGHPSHEINVPFLRSQIGIVSQEPVLFDCTIAENIQYGDNSQSITMEEVIEASKKAYLHEFVMTLPDKYETQVGAQGSQLSRGQKQRIAIARAIIRNPKILLLDEATSALDTESEKTVQAALDEARCGRTCIVIAHRLSTIQTADIIAVMSQGVVIEKGTHEELMAKKGAYYKLVTTGAPIS encoded by the exons ATGAACAAAACTAATCTGAGCACAGATCATGAACATATTGAAATATGTCAGAATGAAG CCACTGAAAGTCG ATCTGGTTaccaaaaagaagaagagaaggccCTGACTGTTGGCTTTTTCCAGCTGTTTCGCTTTGCTACATGGTTAGATATTGTGATGATGGTAGTTGGTGGATTGTGTGCGCTCATCCATGGTGCTGCCTCTCCTCTCATGCTGCTAGTCTACAGCATGATGACTAACACCTTTGTAGCCTATGAGCTAGAGATTCAGGAACTAGCTGATCCCAACAAAGTCTGCATCAATAACACTGTCACCTGGATTAATGGGACTGTAGTGGAGCAGGGAGATAATACCACTGTGCAGTGTGG TGTAGATATTGAGGCACAGATGACCATGTttgcttattattatgttggcatCGGAGTGGGCGTGCTAATTCTCAGTTATTTTCAG ATTGCTCTGTGGGTCTCTGCAGCTGCAAGGCAAACGCAGCGAATTCGCAAAAAGTACTTCAAGAAGATCATGAGCATGGAAATTGGATGGTTTGACTGCAATTCTGTTGGAGAGCTGAACACAAGAATATCCGA TGATATTAACAAAGTCAACAATGCTATAGCAGATCAAGTGGCTATATTTATTGAGAGGATTTCTACATTTATCTTTGGCTTTCTGGTGGGTTTTATTGGGGGATGGAAGCTGACATTGGTGGTGATTGCAGTAAGCCCTCTTATTGGATTGGCAGCAGGACTCATGGCCATG GCAGTTTCAAGGCTGACAGGTCGTGAGTTGCAGGCCTATGCTAAAGCAGGTGCTATAGCTGATGAAGTCCTCTCTGCTATCAGAACAGTTGCAGCATTTGGAGGAGAGGACAAGGAGACAGAAAg ATATGACAAGAACCTTGCGGAAGCTCAGACCTGGGGAGTGAAGAAAGGAGTGATCATTGGTGTATTTCAGGGTTATCTGTGGTGCATCATCTTTCTCTGTTATGCTCTTGCCTTCTGGTATGGATCCAAACTGGTCATTGATACCAAAGAGCTTAGTCCTGGAACCCTCATACAG gTGTTCTTTGGTGTCCTTATGGGAGCCATGAACCTGGGTCAAGCCTCTCCTTGTTTAGAGGCCTTTGCTTCTGGTCGTGCTGCAGCCAAGAGCATCTTTGAAACCATTGACAGG GCCCCAAAAATTGATTGTTTCTCTGAAGAAGGGCACAAGTTAGAGAGCGTGAAAGGTGATATTGAATTCCACAGTGTTCAGTTCAACTATCCCTCTAGGCCTGATGTACAG ATTTTAGATGATTTGAACTTACTGGTTAAAGCTGGAGAGACTACAGCATTTGTTGGATCTAGTGGATCTGGAAAAAGTACAGCAGTCCAACTCATTCAGAGATTTTATGACCCTCAACAAGGAAAG GTCACTCTAGATGGTCATGACATTAGAAGTCTGAATATCCAGTGGCTTCGTTCACTCATAGGCATTGTAGAGCAGGAACCAGTTCTCTTTGCCTCAACTATTGCAGAGAACATCCGCTATGGTCGCCCAGGGGTCAGCATGGAGGAGATTATACAAGCTTCTAAAGAGGCTAATGCTTATAACTTTATCATGGACCTACCACAG AATTTTGATACACTGGTTGGAGAGGGTGGAGGTCAAATGAGTGGGGGGCAGAAGCAGAGGATTGCAATTGCTCGAGCATTAGTCAGAAACCCCAAAATCCTTCTGCTAGACATGGCCACCTCAGCTCTGGACAATGAAAGTGAAGCTGTAGTGCAGGAGGCACTGGAAAAG GCCCGAATAGGCAGAACCACCATTACTATTGCTCATCGTCTGTCTACAATCCGTAATGCCGATGTGATTGTGGGTTTTGAACATGGCCGTGCGATGGAGCGGGGTACACACAAAGAATTAATGGACAGACAGGGAGTCTATTTCACTCTTGTTACGCTCCAGGAGCAAAAAAGTGAAACATCCAATCCccaaaaagagaaaa CATCTGAAGCCAACGATCTCAAAGAGGATAGTACTGAGCAGATAACAAGTTTCAGCAGACTGAGCTATGAGTCAAGTTTAAG GCAATCATTACGAATGAGGTCACAGTCACAAATGTCAAACCACTTCATGGATGCTATATCTGgagaaataaaatttgattcaGACAACATTGAAATGAAGGCAGTGAGAGAAGCAAAG AAAATTGATGATGTGGAAGAGCTGTCTGAATCAGCATCTGTGGCTCGAATTCTAAAGTACAACCAGCCTGAATGGCCATACATGTTGTTTGGGTCTTTAGGAGCAGCCTTAAATGGCTCTGTCAACCCATTGTACGCCCTCTTATTCAGCCAGATTTTAGGG ACCTTTGCTATAAGGGACCTGGATGAACAAAGAAAGCAAATTAATGGTGTTTGTGTTCTCTTCGTGTCCGTGGGAATTATGAGTTTCTTCTCACAGTTCCTACAA GGGTTTGCCTTTGCTAAGTCAGGTGAGCTACTAACTCGCAGGCTAAGGAAGATTGGTTTCCAGGCTATGCTCAGACAGGAGATTGGATGGTTTGATGATCCTATCAACAGCCCAGGAGCTCTTACAACTAGACTGGCTACTGATGCATCCATGGTGCAAGGG GCTACTGGTTCTCAGATCGGCATGGTTGTGAACTCTCTGACAAATATTGGAGCTTCATTTATCATTGCATACTACTTCAGCTGGAAGCTGAGTTTAGTGGTAACATGCTTTCTTCCTCTTATTGGCCTCTCCGGTGTCTTCCAAGCTAAAATGCTGACCGGCTTTGCTAATGAGGACAAGAAATCAATGGAGGTGGCAGGGCAG GTGTCTAGTGAAGCTATGACCAACATCAGAACCGTTGCAGGCCTAGCTAAAGAGAAAGAATTTGTGGATCTGTATGAACAGCAGCTGGAGGCACCCTACAAATCATCTAAGAAGAAGGCTAATGTCTATGCCATCTGCTTTGCCTTTTCCCAATGTGTTATCTTCATGGCCTATGCAGCCTCATTTAGATATGGTGGCTATTTGGTGAATTTTGAGGGCCTGCACTATGTGGTTGTTTTCAG AGTAATATCTGCCCTTGTAATCAGTGGCACAGCTCTCGGAAGAGCTTCATCTTTTACTCCAGATTATGCCAAAGCCAAAATTGCTGCTGCACAGTTCTTCAAATTACTTGACAGAGTCCCTAAAATCAACACTGGTCagaaggaggggaaaaaatgg GATTACTTTATGGGTAGGATTGAGTTCAAAAACTGCAGATTTACCTATCCAAGCAGGCCTAACATCCAGGTGCTGAGGGGACTTGAGGTAGAAGTGAATCCTGGCCAGACTCTTGCTTTTGTGGGCAGTAGCGGTTGTGGCAAAAGCACCAGCGTTCAACTTCTGGAAAGATTCTATGACCCTGATCATGGCCAAGTG CTGATAGACGGACATCCATCCCATGAAATTAATGTACCGTTCCTGAGGTCTCAGATTGGAATTGTGTCTCAGGAGCCTGTGCTTTTTGACTGCACAATAGCAGAAAATATTCAGTATGGCGATAATTCACAGTCCATCACCATGGAGGAGGTTATAGAGGCTTCCAAGAAGGCTTATCTGCATGAATTTGTGATGACTCTACCTGAT AAATATGAGACTCAGGTTGGAGCACAGGGTTCTCAGCTGTCTAGAGGGCAGAAGCAGCGTATTGCAATTGCTCGTGCCATTATCAGAAACCCAAAAATCCTGCTGTTGGATGAGGCTACCTCTGCCCTAGACACAGAAAGTGAGAAG ACAGTACAGGCAGCACTGGATGAGGCTCGATGTGGCCGAACTTGCATTGTCATtgcacacagactctccaccaTTCAAACTGCTGATATCATTGCAGTGATGTCTCAAGGTGTTGTCATTGAGAAAGGCACACACGAAGAGCTTATGGCTAAGAAAGGTGCCTATTACAAGCTGGTCACTACAGGAGCACCCATAAGTTAA
- the LOC132850558 gene encoding uncharacterized protein LOC132850558, producing the protein MDTNASLTYFAINSAVFASVNVATSVFSILMNIFFIYCMVFQQSDCAIIIYLWKHLKNMEKSSTLSSPRFQRQIRMTIRRTTITQGGVEPKHFSLTMPPCF; encoded by the exons ATGGATACCAATGCATCACTGACTTATTTTGCAATCAACTCTGCAGTGTTTGCTTCAGTGAATGTAGCTACATCTGTTTTCAGCATCCttatgaacatttttttcatcTACTGTATGGTCTTTCAACAGAGTGA TTGTGCAATAATTATTTACTTGTGGAAACACCTGAAAAATATGGAAAAGAGCAGCACCCTCTCTTCTCCCCGATTCCAGAGACAGATAAGGATGACCATCAGAA GAACCACCATTACTCAAG GAGGTGTCGAGCCCAAACATTTCAGCTTGACAATGCCACCGTGCTTCTAA